One part of the Treponema sp. OMZ 787 genome encodes these proteins:
- a CDS encoding MFS transporter, translated as MNEKKLFTVSFFINFIFSMLTALLSLIVFNINKKTGDINIIMMTFISSLLFTRVFSIGNFLKARTEIILGSILFTAGCLILVIESSSMTWMFIGTVLFGISIGLVPPAILVLLSENENKRTSNLGIYNAIVAIASVFSPIIGENVYNTNPYFLFVSWFIFASIMTIISLSLNRQKVSVGEDSASKMLYNLKKVLSNKIFQISFIVLLFSSISYGSIISYLPIYFKSVNLSIGIYYLFFWSGYILVQFFKQINYKFTMVLFALFFIIAGQISLVLLGGTFLLYFFAFVYGLGYGSLFKMFYVAIGSFENEEERSIGFSIVGLISYIGVGIAPVFLIPFNTGWKMLFTGNSIYSISALVLFLFLGRSAVMKAQS; from the coding sequence ATGAACGAGAAAAAATTATTCACTGTTTCGTTTTTTATAAATTTTATTTTTTCGATGTTGACGGCTTTGTTATCTTTAATAGTATTTAATATCAACAAAAAAACAGGGGATATAAATATTATTATGATGACATTTATAAGCTCTCTCCTGTTTACGCGTGTTTTTTCAATCGGGAATTTTTTAAAGGCGAGGACTGAAATTATTTTGGGAAGTATACTGTTCACTGCGGGCTGCCTTATTTTGGTAATTGAAAGCAGCAGCATGACTTGGATGTTTATCGGAACAGTTTTATTCGGCATATCTATCGGTTTAGTTCCGCCTGCGATTTTAGTATTACTCAGTGAAAACGAAAATAAGCGTACTTCTAATTTGGGCATATATAATGCTATCGTCGCCATAGCTTCCGTGTTTTCGCCCATTATAGGTGAAAATGTTTATAATACTAATCCTTATTTTCTTTTTGTATCTTGGTTTATATTTGCTTCTATAATGACAATAATTTCGTTATCCTTAAATCGGCAAAAAGTGAGTGTCGGCGAAGATTCGGCTTCTAAAATGCTTTATAATTTGAAAAAAGTTTTGTCGAATAAAATATTTCAAATTTCGTTTATTGTGCTGTTATTTTCATCGATATCATACGGTTCAATAATATCTTATTTGCCTATATATTTTAAATCGGTAAATTTATCAATCGGAATATACTATCTCTTTTTTTGGTCAGGATATATTTTAGTTCAGTTTTTTAAACAAATAAACTACAAGTTTACTATGGTGCTTTTTGCCTTGTTTTTTATTATAGCAGGCCAAATTTCTCTTGTGCTTTTGGGCGGAACCTTTTTGCTATATTTTTTCGCTTTTGTATATGGTTTAGGTTACGGCAGCCTTTTTAAGATGTTTTATGTCGCTATCGGGAGTTTTGAAAATGAAGAAGAAAGAAGTATCGGCTTTTCGATTGTAGGTTTAATTTCATATATAGGAGTCGGGATAGCACCGGTCTTTTTAATACCTTTTAATACGGGCTGGAAAATGCTTTTTACTGGGAATTCCATTTACAGTATTTCAGCTTTGGTTCTATTTTTATTTTTGGGAAGATCGGCTGTTATGAAAGCTCAATCTTAA
- the cobM gene encoding precorrin-4 C(11)-methyltransferase encodes MVYFVGAGPGDPDLITIKGRKLIEKADVIIYAGSLVSKAHLMFAKHNCKTYNSASMTLEEVIKVMEENRNAQIVRLHTGDPSIYGAVREQMDELDKLGIDYEVVPGVSSCTAAAAAIKKEFTLPDVSQTVILTRMEGRTPVPQDEKLADLAAHKASMAIFLSVQNIENVVTELLKGYKDEATPAAVIYKATWEDQEIITGTLGDIAQKVKKAGVNKTAQILVGNFIAGAYERSQLYNPKFSHEFRNAEK; translated from the coding sequence ATGGTTTATTTTGTAGGAGCGGGTCCGGGGGATCCGGATTTAATTACGATAAAGGGACGTAAGCTGATTGAAAAGGCCGACGTTATCATTTATGCAGGCTCTTTGGTTTCAAAGGCTCATTTAATGTTTGCAAAACATAATTGCAAAACCTATAACTCGGCTTCAATGACCCTTGAAGAAGTTATCAAGGTTATGGAAGAAAACCGCAATGCCCAAATTGTAAGACTTCACACCGGAGACCCCTCAATTTACGGGGCTGTCAGGGAGCAGATGGATGAACTTGATAAGCTGGGAATAGACTACGAGGTTGTCCCGGGCGTCAGCTCTTGTACGGCGGCGGCGGCGGCAATAAAAAAAGAGTTTACCCTTCCCGATGTAAGCCAGACAGTTATTTTAACCCGCATGGAAGGCCGCACCCCTGTTCCTCAAGATGAAAAGCTGGCAGACCTTGCTGCCCACAAGGCTTCGATGGCGATTTTTTTATCAGTGCAAAATATAGAAAATGTAGTTACGGAACTTCTCAAGGGCTATAAGGATGAGGCGACTCCTGCTGCGGTAATTTACAAGGCAACTTGGGAAGATCAAGAAATAATAACCGGCACCCTCGGCGATATCGCTCAAAAAGTGAAGAAGGCCGGAGTAAACAAAACGGCTCAAATCTTGGTGGGGAATTTTATTGCAGGGGCTTATGAAAGGTCGCAGCTTTACAATCCTAAATTTTCTCACGAATTCAGAAACGCAGAAAAATGA
- the cbiG gene encoding cobalt-precorrin 5A hydrolase — MKKIAVYSFTENGKLLGEKLSRLNSEIDHFYNAKTAGGIRSLIPDDFKNRDALIFISSTGIAVRMIRDYIQDKTQDPAVLVIDDMGRFVISLLSGHLGGANALTEKIASAIGAVSVITTASDGRNIEAVDLFAQKNNYAILSMEDAKIITALMVDGKAVGFYSEDKVSPINYPNLFVLQDEDFNSNLPAVKFTSNLQSVKEEKKLEGLIIVSNKKRETVSALSGSLPMVHLVPKNLNLGIGLKKGVDKETLAETVRLALDSINKDLKAVKAIASIELKQNEKGLLDFAKELNISPVFFSESQIEKIEDNFEKSDFVKKTVGVYNVSAPSAFLLGGKIILDKFKHEGVTVSAAEDMV; from the coding sequence ATGAAAAAAATAGCGGTCTATTCATTTACCGAAAACGGGAAGCTCTTGGGAGAAAAATTATCCCGCTTGAATTCCGAAATCGATCATTTTTATAATGCAAAAACAGCCGGCGGAATCCGCTCCCTTATTCCCGATGATTTTAAAAACAGAGATGCCCTTATTTTTATTTCTTCTACCGGTATTGCCGTCCGCATGATAAGGGATTATATTCAGGATAAAACCCAAGACCCTGCCGTGCTTGTAATCGATGATATGGGACGCTTTGTAATTTCATTGCTGTCGGGGCACTTGGGCGGAGCCAATGCTCTTACCGAAAAAATTGCAAGTGCGATAGGGGCTGTGAGTGTAATTACAACGGCTTCGGACGGCCGCAACATAGAAGCTGTCGATTTGTTTGCTCAAAAAAATAATTACGCCATCTTGTCCATGGAAGATGCAAAAATAATCACTGCCCTCATGGTGGACGGAAAGGCTGTAGGCTTTTATTCCGAGGATAAGGTGTCTCCCATAAATTACCCTAATCTTTTTGTTTTGCAAGATGAAGATTTTAATTCGAATTTACCGGCCGTAAAATTTACTTCAAATTTACAATCTGTGAAAGAAGAAAAAAAACTTGAAGGCCTTATCATTGTTTCAAATAAAAAAAGAGAAACGGTATCTGCTTTAAGCGGTTCTTTGCCAATGGTACACTTGGTGCCGAAAAATTTAAACCTTGGGATAGGTTTAAAAAAAGGTGTGGACAAAGAAACCCTTGCCGAGACGGTAAGGCTTGCCCTTGATTCGATAAACAAGGATTTGAAAGCTGTTAAGGCGATAGCCTCGATAGAATTAAAACAAAATGAAAAAGGCTTGCTTGATTTTGCAAAAGAACTAAACATAAGCCCCGTCTTTTTTTCTGAAAGCCAAATAGAAAAAATCGAAGACAATTTTGAAAAGTCAGACTTTGTAAAAAAGACAGTCGGCGTTTACAATGTCTCCGCCCCTTCCGCCTTCCTCCTCGGCGGCAAAATAATTTTAGATAAGTTTAAACATGAGGGTGTCACGGTTTCGGCTGCGGAGGACATGGTGTAA
- a CDS encoding Rpn family recombination-promoting nuclease/putative transposase, giving the protein MSSSTRKYKDSVFVDLFSEDEKAKENFLSLYNALHGTNLQLSCPVENIRLDNVMYMNIINDVSCLVDGKIIILAEHQSTINENMPLRFLQYIARLYEKLQAPTDRYLRKLSKIPTPEFYVFYNGKEDYPETAVLKLSDAFITKSEQMPLELTVQVLNINTDKANKVLTACKPLEEYSLFVDEVRKQTQLDPEKGFTNAVKICIEKGILKEYLTRKSREVINMLVAEYDYDTDIAVQRQESLMIGIQQGISQGISQGIEQGSYQKAIETAKMMKLKNFDIVVIKEISGLSELEIQNL; this is encoded by the coding sequence ATGAGTAGTTCAACCCGCAAATACAAAGACTCGGTTTTTGTCGATTTGTTCAGTGAAGACGAAAAAGCTAAAGAAAACTTTTTATCGCTCTATAATGCCTTGCACGGTACCAATCTGCAACTGTCTTGCCCTGTAGAAAATATAAGGCTTGATAATGTTATGTACATGAACATAATCAACGATGTTTCCTGCCTTGTAGATGGTAAAATCATCATATTGGCTGAACACCAGTCCACCATAAACGAAAATATGCCTTTACGCTTCTTACAGTATATCGCTCGGCTCTATGAAAAGCTGCAAGCACCCACAGACAGGTATTTAAGAAAGTTATCAAAAATACCGACACCGGAGTTCTATGTTTTCTATAACGGCAAGGAAGACTACCCTGAAACAGCGGTTTTAAAACTTTCTGATGCTTTTATTACAAAGTCTGAACAGATGCCCTTGGAGCTGACGGTTCAGGTTTTAAACATCAATACCGATAAGGCAAACAAAGTTTTAACGGCGTGCAAGCCGCTTGAAGAATACAGTCTTTTTGTGGACGAGGTAAGAAAGCAAACGCAACTAGACCCTGAAAAAGGCTTTACCAATGCAGTAAAAATATGTATAGAAAAAGGAATCTTAAAAGAATACTTAACGAGAAAATCACGGGAGGTAATCAATATGTTGGTAGCAGAATATGATTATGATACGGATATAGCCGTCCAAAGACAAGAAAGTTTGATGATTGGCATACAACAAGGTATATCTCAAGGCATATCTCAAGGAATCGAACAAGGTTCTTACCAAAAAGCTATTGAAACGGCTAAAATGATGAAACTAAAGAACTTTGATATAGTTGTGATTAAAGAAATATCAGGCTTGTCTGAACTTGAAATCCAAAACCTTTAG
- a CDS encoding leucine-rich repeat domain-containing protein: MKQSKRKSFFGAVNLTASVLALGLLIGLFTGCPPGVKPPETPETVTITLTGDENVTVNAPNTLEVTKGSKWSGVRSKVEEKVSYKPGYEAKGFKLGSAIGADLQDNYIFNENKTVFVLSKPKGGSIQPSSITITVDADEGYTLVSPSNFEVTSGAKWDDIKAQAQAKVSLKAGYTALEWKLGGASGAYLDGNHTFNKSTTVSAVSKQNGDPKPETVGITVLGDEGVELAVENTFKADKNAEWQNIKAAATGKITVKENCELKEWRLTDKTGQIIEDNNTFTEDTTVFAVTRPKSSPIPQIANYTVEHWQQNIADNEYTKIEADTETKTGNAGENTAAAAKTYVGFTEKPIIQKKIEADGSTVVKIEYDRNIITLMLNLDGGTTTTQLTDGNKLKGRFGSPVTVAEPVKEGEIFGGWEPDLPDTFPAQNHSEVYTAQWGDSFIIKISGDERTQIPKNTYIKPEGANTWSEIRDRAKEKVMLKSEWKGGDYAVYEWRLKNEAGEKLTDEYPINKSITVYAVTNYVNFNIDSTGTRIILTSEGKGYKGTKPKGKIILGDGIIEIESGGNWNGAFIDCTEITSVSLPQSLISIGNSTFSGCTGLTSLDLPANLVSIGNGAFSRCTGLTSVDLSGFSSLTSIAGAFSDCTGLTSVDLSGCSSLTSIAGAFSDCTGLTSVDFSGCTSLTEIGEKFFYQHTNLQSIKFSGCTSLASIGNNAFSDCTGLTSMDLSGCTSFASIGDHAFYNCTGLTSLDLSSLTRLTSIGDGAFRYCKGLKSVGLPANLVTLKYWAFSRCTGLTSVDLSGCSNLTSIAGAFSDCTGLTSVDLSGCSSLTSIAGAFSGCIGLTSVDLSGCSNLTEIGGAFASCYSLTSLDLSACINLTAINPRAFYWCMELISVTLPASPLTVIGENAFCECTKLASLDLSGYTGFTTIGNGAFYKCKGLTNLNLPIGITAIGSEAFSGCTGLASLDLSGYTNLTTIGSEAFSGCIGLTSLDLSGYTNLTTIDNGTFSGCTGLTSVDLSGCSNLSSIGKGAFDSCTKATVSLPIDVQAIGDFAFGSDYDSCEKVIVPNYEIYRKVLDTYYAKNRIEFPGRFEEGGFYYSDSTKTILIGCTNVVSGNITIPSTVTTIGRSAFISNYSITGVNLSSCTNLTVIDKNAFTDCKYLPDISLPSNITSIKQGAFAYSGLTSIDLSGLASLTVIDKAVFYGCRDLVNISLPANLTMIDEYAFSGCTKAEIKLPISVQTIGNDAFGLYEDSYCKKVLIKSGDNFERIKVLVTGNPCNYPADRVESYN; this comes from the coding sequence ATGAAGCAAAGTAAAAGAAAATCATTTTTTGGGGCAGTAAATCTTACTGCATCGGTATTGGCTCTAGGTTTATTGATTGGGCTTTTTACAGGCTGCCCTCCCGGGGTTAAGCCTCCTGAAACGCCAGAAACGGTAACAATCACACTAACAGGCGATGAAAACGTAACTGTAAACGCACCTAACACTCTTGAAGTTACCAAGGGTTCTAAATGGAGCGGGGTAAGGAGTAAGGTAGAGGAAAAAGTAAGCTATAAGCCGGGTTACGAGGCGAAAGGCTTTAAGTTGGGCAGTGCAATCGGAGCGGATTTACAGGATAATTATATATTTAATGAAAACAAAACCGTTTTTGTCCTTTCTAAGCCGAAGGGCGGCAGCATTCAGCCTTCAAGTATCACAATTACGGTAGATGCAGACGAAGGTTACACGCTTGTAAGTCCTTCAAATTTTGAAGTTACAAGCGGTGCAAAATGGGATGACATTAAGGCACAAGCCCAAGCAAAGGTTAGTCTTAAAGCAGGCTACACCGCTTTGGAGTGGAAGCTCGGAGGAGCAAGCGGAGCATACTTAGACGGAAATCATACCTTTAATAAAAGCACAACGGTCTCTGCGGTTTCTAAACAAAACGGAGATCCGAAACCTGAAACGGTCGGAATTACGGTACTGGGCGATGAGGGCGTAGAACTTGCTGTAGAAAACACCTTTAAAGCCGACAAGAATGCCGAATGGCAGAACATCAAAGCCGCCGCAACGGGTAAAATCACCGTTAAAGAAAATTGCGAACTTAAAGAATGGCGGCTTACCGATAAAACGGGTCAAATTATTGAGGACAATAACACCTTTACGGAAGATACAACAGTCTTTGCAGTAACAAGACCTAAGAGCTCTCCGATTCCTCAAATAGCAAACTACACTGTGGAACACTGGCAGCAAAACATTGCGGATAACGAGTACACAAAAATAGAAGCGGACACAGAAACAAAGACTGGCAATGCAGGTGAAAATACTGCTGCGGCAGCCAAAACTTATGTAGGCTTTACGGAAAAACCTATTATTCAGAAGAAGATAGAAGCGGACGGTTCTACGGTAGTAAAAATTGAGTATGACAGAAACATTATTACCCTGATGCTAAACTTGGACGGCGGAACTACAACCACGCAGCTTACCGACGGCAACAAGTTAAAAGGAAGATTCGGCTCGCCCGTAACTGTGGCAGAACCTGTAAAAGAGGGAGAAATTTTCGGCGGCTGGGAGCCGGATTTGCCTGATACCTTTCCGGCACAAAACCATAGCGAAGTGTACACAGCTCAGTGGGGTGATAGCTTTATAATTAAAATATCGGGAGATGAACGCACTCAAATACCTAAAAATACTTACATTAAACCAGAGGGTGCTAATACTTGGTCGGAAATAAGAGATAGAGCAAAAGAAAAGGTAATGTTAAAAAGTGAATGGAAAGGAGGAGATTATGCTGTGTACGAGTGGCGGCTTAAAAACGAAGCGGGTGAAAAACTGACGGATGAATACCCTATAAATAAAAGCATAACCGTATACGCCGTAACAAACTATGTCAATTTTAATATTGACAGTACAGGTACTAGAATTATACTTACTTCAGAAGGTAAGGGATATAAAGGCACTAAACCTAAAGGCAAGATAATACTCGGCGATGGTATTATCGAGATAGAAAGCGGAGGTAATTGGAATGGAGCTTTTATTGACTGTACCGAAATAACTTCCGTAAGCTTACCTCAAAGCCTTATTTCTATAGGCAATAGTACTTTTTCAGGATGTACGGGATTAACAAGTCTAGACCTGCCTGCAAACCTTGTTTCTATAGGTAATGGGGCTTTTTCAAGATGTACCGGCTTAACAAGTGTAGACCTTTCAGGGTTTTCAAGCCTTACTTCTATAGCAGGTGCTTTTTCAGACTGTACCGGCTTAACAAGTGTAGACCTTTCAGGGTGTTCAAGCCTTACTTCTATAGCAGGTGCTTTTTCAGACTGTACCGGCTTAACAAGTGTAGACTTTTCAGGCTGCACAAGTCTTACTGAAATAGGCGAAAAGTTTTTTTACCAGCATACGAACTTACAAAGCATAAAGTTTTCAGGGTGTACAAGTCTTGCTTCTATAGGTAATAATGCTTTTTCAGACTGTACCGGCTTAACAAGTATGGACCTTTCAGGCTGTACAAGTTTTGCTTCTATAGGTGATCATGCTTTTTATAACTGTACCGGCTTAACAAGTCTAGACCTTTCAAGCTTGACACGCCTTACTTCTATAGGCGATGGAGCATTTCGCTACTGTAAGGGGTTAAAAAGTGTAGGACTACCTGCAAACCTAGTTACCCTAAAATATTGGGCCTTTTCAAGATGTACCGGCTTAACAAGTGTAGACCTTTCAGGCTGCTCAAACCTTACTTCTATAGCAGGTGCTTTTTCAGACTGTACCGGCTTAACAAGTGTAGACCTTTCAGGGTGCTCAAGCCTTACTTCTATAGCAGGTGCTTTTTCAGGATGTATCGGCTTAACAAGTGTAGACCTTTCAGGGTGTTCAAACCTTACCGAAATAGGCGGTGCCTTTGCGTCCTGTTACAGCTTAACAAGTTTAGATCTTTCCGCTTGCATAAACCTAACCGCTATAAATCCTCGGGCTTTTTATTGGTGCATGGAACTAATAAGTGTAACCCTTCCTGCAAGTCCTCTTACTGTTATAGGAGAAAATGCATTTTGTGAATGTACAAAGCTAGCAAGTCTAGACCTTTCGGGTTATACAGGTTTTACTACAATAGGAAACGGTGCTTTTTACAAGTGTAAAGGCTTAACAAACCTAAATCTGCCGATAGGTATTACTGCTATAGGTAGTGAAGCTTTTTCAGGCTGTACCGGCTTAGCAAGTCTAGACCTTTCAGGTTATACAAACCTTACCACTATAGGTAGTGAAGCTTTTTCAGGATGTATCGGCTTAACAAGTCTAGACCTTTCAGGTTATACAAACCTTACTACTATAGATAATGGTACTTTTTCAGGATGTACCGGCTTAACAAGTGTAGACCTTTCAGGCTGTTCAAACCTTAGTTCTATAGGCAAGGGAGCTTTTGACTCATGCACAAAAGCAACTGTAAGTCTGCCTATAGATGTTCAGGCAATAGGAGATTTTGCTTTCGGAAGTGATTATGATAGCTGTGAAAAAGTAATTGTTCCGAATTATGAAATATACAGAAAGGTTCTTGATACGTACTATGCTAAAAATAGGATTGAATTTCCCGGGCGTTTTGAAGAAGGAGGCTTCTACTATTCCGACAGTACAAAAACAATTCTGATAGGCTGTACAAATGTCGTATCAGGAAATATCACCATTCCTTCTACAGTTACAACAATAGGAAGATCCGCTTTTATATCCAACTACAGTATAACCGGTGTGAATCTTTCAAGCTGTACAAACCTTACAGTAATTGATAAAAATGCTTTTACCGACTGTAAGTACTTACCAGACATAAGTTTGCCTTCAAACATTACTTCAATCAAACAAGGTGCTTTTGCCTACTCCGGCTTAACAAGCATAGACCTTTCCGGCTTAGCAAGCCTTACCGTTATCGATAAGGCTGTTTTTTACGGCTGTAGGGACTTAGTAAATATAAGTCTGCCTGCAAACCTTACTATGATTGATGAATATGCTTTTTCCGGCTGTACAAAGGCAGAAATAAAATTGCCTATAAGTGTGCAGACAATAGGGAATGATGCTTTCGGGCTGTATGAAGATTCATACTGCAAAAAAGTCCTTATAAAATCGGGGGATAATTTTGAAAGGATAAAGGTTCTTGTAACGGGTAATCCTTGTAATTATCCCGCAGACAGGGTTGAGTCATACAATTAA
- a CDS encoding MATE family efflux transporter, which yields MTTNLKPAVNLKSVFSDKSFLKNLFIIAVPIILQNFISSFVNILDTIMIGRLGTVELAAVGLGNQLFFLLNLILYGIGSGGMVFTAQFWGKKDFNGLQKTFAISLIVAVFFSTLFTLACTIFPKEILSLYSKDAAVIEKGVDYLSISAFCFLPFAVNFIFMITLRSIEKVRVAVAATLVSLFVNLILNAVLIFGLFGFPALGVKGAAIATVASRAAELLILFSVTKKKKYPILGKIKNHFDFDLKFIRQYFTIVMPVLINESLWSLGITFHHKIFAGIGTFAYASYNITNTVSMLTWVIFIGFGNGVSVLIGKKIGEKNYDEAKTYAAKVSIFVPFVAIFVGAMLIPISYLTPIFFNVEKIVLETVMKLFIILACCYPLKAFNMCMLVGILRAGGDTRFGIICDTAVMWCVSIPLAYFLSVYTSIPAWGIYICLFSEEPFKALLGLWRIRSGKWLRSVTD from the coding sequence ATGACTACGAATTTAAAACCGGCTGTAAATTTAAAATCGGTATTTTCCGATAAATCTTTTTTAAAAAACTTATTTATAATTGCCGTGCCCATAATATTGCAAAACTTTATAAGCTCCTTTGTAAATATTTTAGACACCATAATGATAGGCCGGCTCGGCACCGTCGAGCTTGCGGCAGTAGGTCTCGGCAATCAATTATTCTTTTTATTGAATTTGATTTTATACGGAATAGGTTCGGGCGGTATGGTTTTTACCGCACAGTTTTGGGGCAAAAAAGATTTTAACGGCTTACAAAAAACATTTGCAATCTCCCTCATTGTTGCAGTTTTTTTCAGCACCCTCTTTACCTTGGCCTGCACTATTTTCCCGAAAGAAATTTTATCCCTCTATTCAAAGGATGCCGCGGTAATCGAAAAGGGCGTGGACTACCTGAGTATTTCTGCCTTTTGTTTTTTGCCTTTTGCCGTGAACTTTATTTTTATGATTACCCTGCGCTCTATCGAAAAGGTAAGAGTAGCGGTTGCGGCAACCCTCGTTTCTCTTTTTGTAAACTTAATCTTAAACGCCGTTTTGATTTTCGGCTTGTTCGGTTTTCCTGCCCTCGGAGTTAAGGGAGCCGCTATTGCAACAGTTGCTTCCCGGGCTGCAGAGCTTTTGATTCTTTTTTCGGTAACAAAGAAAAAGAAATATCCCATACTCGGAAAGATCAAAAACCATTTTGACTTTGACCTTAAATTTATAAGACAATATTTTACGATAGTTATGCCTGTTTTAATAAACGAATCTTTATGGTCTTTGGGTATCACCTTTCACCATAAGATATTTGCAGGAATCGGAACCTTTGCCTATGCCTCCTACAATATCACAAACACCGTTTCGATGTTGACATGGGTTATCTTTATAGGCTTCGGAAACGGAGTCAGCGTTTTGATAGGTAAAAAAATCGGAGAGAAAAATTATGATGAGGCAAAAACTTATGCGGCAAAGGTTTCAATCTTTGTTCCCTTTGTAGCAATTTTTGTAGGGGCTATGTTAATTCCGATTTCATATTTAACTCCTATTTTCTTTAATGTAGAAAAAATAGTCTTAGAAACCGTAATGAAGCTCTTTATAATTTTAGCCTGCTGTTATCCCTTAAAAGCCTTTAATATGTGTATGCTTGTCGGTATTCTAAGAGCGGGAGGCGACACACGCTTCGGCATAATCTGCGACACGGCAGTTATGTGGTGTGTTTCTATTCCCTTGGCCTATTTTTTGTCGGTTTACACTTCTATTCCGGCATGGGGAATTTATATTTGCCTTTTTAGCGAAGAACCCTTTAAGGCCCTTTTAGGCCTTTGGAGAATCCGTTCAGGTAAATGGCTCCGCTCCGTTACGGATTGA
- a CDS encoding radical SAM protein, whose product MEYEGRICRPPMERSSFMLPVMAGCSYNKCKFCNLFRSIKYRELPLSQIEEELIRVKNLNGNLSKIFLGDGSAFDLKTEHLLKILNLIHKYFPDCNCINMDATITGILQKTDAELARLYTHGIRTLYIGIESGLEDVLLFMNKDHTRAEAERAISKIQEHGYSFGAHIMTGIAGKGRSIENAEATADFLNRTKPIRVVNFSMFLHKEVPLYKDIRAEKYQAASETENLIEEKRLIELLGNETCPIFYDGFHDYLEFRVRGTLPKDREKMLKQIQAKIESYKPMQNDYAFVNGECTPSLEKSDGTGKVWKTA is encoded by the coding sequence ATGGAATATGAAGGTAGAATTTGCAGGCCTCCTATGGAAAGGTCTTCTTTTATGCTTCCGGTAATGGCAGGCTGCTCATATAATAAGTGTAAGTTTTGTAATTTATTCCGCAGTATAAAGTATAGGGAACTGCCTCTTTCGCAAATTGAAGAGGAGCTTATACGCGTAAAAAATTTAAACGGGAACCTTTCTAAAATTTTTTTAGGGGACGGAAGCGCTTTTGATTTAAAAACGGAACATCTTTTAAAAATCTTAAATCTAATTCATAAATATTTTCCCGATTGTAATTGCATAAACATGGATGCAACAATCACAGGCATTTTGCAAAAAACCGATGCCGAATTGGCAAGATTATATACTCACGGAATTAGAACTCTTTATATCGGAATAGAAAGCGGCTTGGAAGATGTGCTTTTATTTATGAATAAGGATCACACAAGGGCCGAAGCCGAAAGGGCAATCTCTAAAATACAAGAACACGGCTATTCTTTCGGAGCACACATTATGACGGGCATAGCCGGAAAAGGCAGAAGCATAGAAAATGCCGAGGCGACGGCAGATTTTTTAAATAGAACGAAACCAATCCGTGTTGTAAATTTTTCGATGTTTCTCCACAAAGAAGTTCCGCTTTACAAAGATATAAGGGCGGAAAAATATCAGGCTGCAAGCGAGACGGAAAATCTTATAGAAGAAAAAAGATTGATCGAGCTTTTAGGCAATGAAACCTGCCCTATTTTTTATGACGGCTTCCATGACTATCTGGAGTTTAGAGTAAGAGGAACTCTTCCTAAGGATAGAGAAAAGATGCTTAAACAAATCCAAGCCAAAATCGAAAGCTACAAGCCTATGCAAAACGATTACGCCTTTGTAAATGGGGAATGTACGCCCTCTCTCGAAAAATCGGACGGCACAGGCAAGGTATGGAAAACTGCCTGA